A genomic window from Cricetulus griseus strain 17A/GY chromosome 4, alternate assembly CriGri-PICRH-1.0, whole genome shotgun sequence includes:
- the Usp12 gene encoding ubiquitin carboxyl-terminal hydrolase 12 isoform X1 encodes MQQDAHEFLNYLLNTIADILQEERKQEKQNGRLRNGDVDTEDNNSTPDPTWVHEIFQGTLTNETRCLTCETISSKDEDFLDLSVDVEQNTSITHCLRGFSNTETLCSEYKYYCEECRSKQEAHKRMKVKKLPMILALHLKRFKYMDQLHRYTKLSYRVVFPLELRLFNTSGDATNPDRMYDLVAVVVHCGSGPNRGHYIAIVKSHDFWLLFDDDIVEKIDAQAIEEFYGLTSDISKNSESGYILFYQSRD; translated from the exons ATGCAACAAGATGCCCATGAATTCTTAAATTATCTGCTTAATACAATTGCTGATATTctgcaagaagaaagaaagcaggaaaagcAAAATGGCCGCTTACGGAATGGTGATGTGGACACTGAGGATAATAACAGCACACCAGACCCGACATGGGTCCATGAGATTTTTCAGGGAACATTAACTAATGAAACCAGGTGTCTTACTTGTGAAACT ATAAGCAGCAAAGATGAAGATTTTTTAGACCTTTCTGTTGACGTGGAACAAAACACATCAATTACTCACTGCTTAAG AGGTTTTAGTAACACAGAAACTCTGTGCAGTGAATATAAATACTACTGTGAAGAGTGCCGAAGCAAACAGGAAGCACACAAACG GATGAAAGTGAAGAAACTACCCATGATTCTGGCTCTACACCTGAAAAGGTTTAAGTATATGGACCAGCTTCATCGATACACAAAACTTTCTTACCGGGTGGTTTTTCCTTTAGAACTTCGTCTGTTTAACACTTCAGGAGATGCAACCAACCCTGACAGGATGTACGACCTTGTGGCTGTTGTGGTTCACTGCGGAAG tggTCCCAATCGAGGCCATTATATTGCAATAGTTAAGAGTCatgatttttggttgttgtttgatGACGACATTGTAGAA AAAATAGATGCACAAGCTATTGAAGAATTCTACGGGTTGACATCTGATATCTCCAAGAACTCGGAATCTGGGTACATCCTTTTTTATCAGTCTCGGGACTGA